A genome region from Leifsonia sp. Root112D2 includes the following:
- the uxaC gene encoding glucuronate isomerase, with protein sequence MATTWSLHADRALPAEPGQRGVAREIYAQIAPLPLVSMHGHIDVEHIRDNAAFGDPAELFVIPDHYLRRMLVSQGYGNHELGAASRDAGGPAAETDHRLIWRRFCENWKLFRGTPTRYWLEHELVEIFGVTTEPSAETADEIFDQLTETLALPEFHIRPLFDRFNIEILSTTDAPQSDLAAHAALAAEGWGERVVPTFRPDALFYPDRAHWRDGIRSLAEASGIDVGDYAGFLEALRQRRFAFAAAGGRASDHGHLLAETAPLEAADAQRIFDAALRAPVDATDATAFAANMLFETARMSLDDGLVMQLHPGVQRDYSHAEFERFGSDQGFDIPTQTEFTRALRPLLGAFGHDPRFRMILFTVDETVFSRELAPLAGAFPSVRLGAPWWFLDSPGGMARFRELTTETAGFYNTSGFVDDTRAFASIPARHDLARRMDAGFLAKLVIEHRLGLDEAIETAIDLSYTLPLQSYARPTA encoded by the coding sequence ATGGCCACAACGTGGAGTCTTCACGCGGATCGGGCGCTGCCCGCAGAGCCTGGGCAACGCGGCGTAGCGCGGGAGATTTACGCGCAGATCGCGCCGCTGCCACTGGTCTCGATGCACGGGCACATCGACGTTGAGCACATTCGTGACAACGCCGCGTTCGGCGACCCTGCCGAGCTCTTCGTCATTCCCGACCACTACCTGCGGCGCATGCTCGTCTCGCAGGGCTATGGCAACCACGAGTTGGGTGCGGCGTCGAGGGATGCCGGCGGCCCGGCCGCCGAAACTGACCACCGGCTGATCTGGCGTCGCTTCTGCGAGAACTGGAAGCTCTTCCGCGGCACTCCGACGCGCTACTGGCTGGAGCACGAACTCGTGGAGATCTTCGGTGTGACCACCGAGCCCTCGGCCGAGACCGCCGACGAGATCTTCGACCAGCTCACCGAAACGCTCGCGCTGCCCGAGTTTCACATTCGGCCACTGTTCGACCGCTTCAACATCGAGATTCTCAGCACAACGGATGCGCCGCAGTCCGATCTCGCCGCGCACGCCGCTCTCGCCGCCGAAGGCTGGGGGGAGCGCGTCGTGCCCACCTTCCGGCCGGACGCCCTGTTCTATCCCGACCGCGCACACTGGCGAGACGGCATCCGCTCGCTTGCCGAAGCCAGCGGTATCGATGTCGGCGACTATGCCGGCTTTCTCGAGGCACTGCGCCAGCGCCGCTTCGCCTTTGCCGCGGCAGGAGGGCGAGCCAGCGACCACGGCCACCTGCTGGCCGAGACCGCTCCGCTCGAGGCCGCCGATGCGCAACGCATCTTTGATGCGGCCCTGCGCGCGCCGGTCGATGCCACCGACGCCACCGCCTTCGCCGCCAACATGCTCTTCGAGACCGCCCGCATGTCGCTCGACGACGGTCTCGTGATGCAGTTGCATCCCGGGGTGCAGCGTGACTATTCGCACGCGGAATTCGAGCGATTCGGCTCGGACCAGGGCTTCGATATTCCGACCCAGACCGAGTTCACGCGTGCGTTGCGGCCGCTGCTGGGCGCGTTCGGGCACGACCCGCGCTTTCGCATGATCCTGTTCACCGTCGACGAGACGGTGTTCTCGCGCGAGCTCGCGCCGCTGGCCGGGGCGTTCCCTTCCGTGCGGCTCGGTGCGCCGTGGTGGTTTCTCGACTCCCCCGGCGGCATGGCGCGCTTTCGCGAACTGACCACCGAGACGGCCGGTTTCTACAACACCAGCGGCTTCGTCGACGACACGCGCGCCTTCGCCTCCATTCCGGCCAGGCACGACCTCGCCCGACGAATGGATGCCGGATTCCTGGCCAAACTCGTCATCGAGCACCGTCTCGGATTGGACGAGGCCATCGAGACCGCGATAGACCTGAGCTACACCCTGCCGCTGCAGTCGTACGCACGGCCGACCGCCTGA